A region from the Paludicola sp. MB14-C6 genome encodes:
- the dnaB gene encoding replicative DNA helicase gives MADIHTMDTQLNNLPYSLEAEQSVLGGLLLDPECISTVLEYITKADMFYRQQHRDLFAVFLNMFNSSKTIDFITVLDESIRAEAFDSQESAKLYLVSLMELVPTTANILEYCRIVQEKYYIRTLIIACSEIADRASDGDIEAKQLLDLAEQRIYDIRQGKDASALTKIDTVIIEAYDRLVKLTGEDKDQYLGLPTGFSSLDYLISGLNKSDLILVAARPGMGKTSFALNIATNVALKSKKDVAVFSLEMSNEQLVTRVLSSEARIKSEQLRKGTLSGDEWVKLATSAEVLSKTNMYLDDTAGITVAEMKAKLRRLRNLGLVVIDYLQLMSSGKRTENRVQEISQMTRNLKIMAKELNVPVILLSQLSRAAEQRQGHRPMLSDLRDSGSIEQDADIVLFLYREGYYEEDVENKCLAQCIVAKNRHGSTGDVDIRWIGEYTRFESLELLRDEPF, from the coding sequence ATGGCTGACATTCATACGATGGACACACAACTGAACAATCTTCCCTATAGTTTAGAAGCAGAGCAGTCTGTTTTAGGCGGCTTACTGTTGGATCCCGAATGTATTTCTACGGTGCTCGAATACATCACAAAAGCAGATATGTTTTATCGCCAACAACATCGGGATTTATTTGCTGTGTTTTTAAATATGTTTAATTCAAGCAAAACAATTGATTTTATAACCGTTTTAGATGAAAGCATTCGTGCAGAAGCATTTGATTCTCAAGAGAGTGCAAAGTTATATTTGGTTTCTTTAATGGAACTGGTACCAACAACTGCAAACATTTTGGAATATTGCAGAATTGTGCAAGAAAAATACTATATTCGAACGTTAATTATTGCTTGTTCTGAGATTGCTGACCGTGCATCCGACGGAGATATAGAAGCAAAACAGCTTTTAGATTTAGCAGAACAACGTATTTACGATATACGACAAGGAAAAGATGCAAGCGCATTAACTAAAATTGATACCGTTATCATAGAAGCATACGATAGACTGGTTAAATTAACTGGTGAAGATAAAGACCAATATCTAGGATTGCCAACGGGCTTTAGTAGTTTGGATTACTTGATATCCGGCTTGAATAAATCAGACTTAATTTTGGTTGCGGCTCGTCCTGGTATGGGTAAAACTTCGTTTGCTTTAAACATTGCAACCAACGTTGCGTTGAAAAGTAAAAAGGACGTAGCAGTATTCTCACTTGAGATGTCGAATGAGCAGTTGGTAACAAGAGTATTATCCTCTGAAGCTCGTATTAAGAGTGAACAGCTACGAAAAGGAACATTATCGGGGGACGAATGGGTTAAGCTTGCAACCAGTGCAGAGGTTTTATCTAAAACGAATATGTATTTGGATGATACCGCCGGTATTACAGTAGCAGAGATGAAAGCAAAGCTTCGCAGATTGAGGAACTTAGGTTTAGTAGTAATTGACTATTTACAATTGATGTCGAGCGGTAAGCGCACTGAAAATCGTGTGCAAGAGATTTCCCAAATGACAAGAAACCTAAAAATTATGGCAAAAGAGCTGAATGTACCCGTTATTTTGTTATCTCAGTTATCTCGTGCTGCAGAGCAGCGACAAGGACACCGTCCAATGCTTTCCGACTTAAGAGATTCCGGTTCTATCGAACAGGATGCTGATATTGTTTTATTCTTGTATCGAGAAGGCTACTATGAAGAAGATGTTGAGAATAAATGCCTTGCACAATGTATTGTTGCCAAGAACCGTCATGGTTCAACCGGCGATGTGGATATCCGTTGGATTGGAGAATATACACGATTTGAAAGTTTGGAGTTATTGAGAGATGAGCCATTCTAG
- the tilS gene encoding tRNA lysidine(34) synthetase TilS, which translates to MSHSSMTDSFEKKLDLKIKRTIRDSQLLDVGDKIVVGLSGGADSVMLLHYLKYGLQMDVVACHINHNLRGDESARDMHFVMELCKDWDIPLVIQDVDVALYAQQNKMTIEQAGRHIRYDSFAKVALDYHAQKIATAHTLSDNAETLLFHLVRGTGLKGLCGIPIKRDAVIIRPLIHITRQEVEEYCLLHHLNYVTDSTNLKRIYTRNKIRLEVLPKLYEVNPQVYTAIDRTITTLCREQEYLEQMALEAYEDVERSGELSIDKLKDLHEAIRMRVIARFLDQNDIEVTNDLVEQVNQMVFKSKGKINVKATIFLAIEKHHLVVMDSKQILEYFEQPLELGEFIAANGEKYEIAVHSIDEMIHIKKVYKNLLYIYLDYDKIKGKLVIRQRKFGDKITLAGRGGTRSLKKLFIESKLTAAQKSRVLIFADEESVIAVEGYGVDERVSCCENTQNVLTLIKVE; encoded by the coding sequence ATGAGCCATTCTAGTATGACAGACAGTTTTGAAAAAAAGTTAGATTTAAAAATAAAGCGAACAATAAGAGATAGCCAACTGCTTGATGTCGGCGATAAAATTGTAGTCGGTTTATCAGGCGGAGCAGATTCCGTTATGTTATTGCATTACTTAAAATATGGACTTCAAATGGATGTAGTAGCGTGTCATATCAACCATAACTTAAGGGGCGATGAAAGCGCTAGGGATATGCACTTTGTAATGGAGCTTTGTAAGGATTGGGATATACCTCTTGTTATTCAAGATGTCGATGTGGCGTTATATGCTCAACAAAATAAAATGACAATTGAGCAAGCCGGAAGGCATATTCGTTACGATTCATTTGCAAAAGTAGCTCTAGATTATCATGCGCAAAAAATTGCAACTGCTCATACATTATCCGATAATGCAGAAACTTTATTGTTTCATCTTGTAAGAGGAACAGGGCTAAAAGGATTATGTGGTATTCCGATTAAAAGGGATGCGGTAATTATTCGCCCGTTGATTCATATTACAAGGCAAGAGGTTGAAGAGTATTGTTTATTACATCATTTAAATTATGTAACAGATTCTACAAATCTAAAGCGAATTTATACTCGAAATAAAATACGGCTTGAAGTATTGCCAAAGCTATATGAAGTGAATCCACAAGTATATACTGCAATTGACCGCACGATTACAACATTATGCCGTGAGCAAGAGTATTTAGAGCAAATGGCGTTGGAAGCATATGAAGATGTGGAACGTTCAGGTGAATTGTCCATAGATAAATTAAAGGATTTACATGAAGCAATTCGTATGCGCGTTATAGCGAGGTTTTTAGATCAAAATGATATTGAAGTAACTAATGATTTGGTTGAGCAAGTAAACCAAATGGTATTCAAAAGCAAGGGTAAAATAAATGTGAAAGCGACAATTTTTCTTGCAATAGAAAAGCATCATTTAGTTGTAATGGATAGCAAACAAATCCTAGAGTATTTTGAACAGCCATTGGAGCTCGGTGAATTCATCGCTGCGAATGGAGAAAAATATGAAATTGCGGTTCATTCTATAGACGAAATGATTCATATAAAAAAAGTTTATAAAAATTTATTATATATTTACTTAGATTATGATAAAATAAAAGGTAAGTTGGTTATTAGACAGCGCAAGTTCGGTGATAAAATTACGCTTGCAGGGCGAGGTGGCACTCGTTCTTTGAAAAAATTATTTATTGAAAGCAAACTAACGGCAGCACAGAAATCTCGTGTATTGATATTTGCAGATGAAGAGTCTGTTATAGCGGTAGAAGGTTATGGTGTAGATGAGCGAGTTTCTTGTTGCGAAAATACACAAAACGTGTTAACATTGATAAAGGTTGAATAA
- the rplI gene encoding 50S ribosomal protein L9: MKVILKQDVKGSGKAGDLVNVSDGYAKNFLFPKGLAVEASVAAINEKKTRDSAAAHHAQVEIDNAKALAAKLNDQTVTIHAKAGSNGKLFGAITTKEIAEEIQKAYGEEINKKKITTKVDIKNYGSYTFDIKLHAGVTATMKLEVEE, translated from the coding sequence ATGAAAGTTATTTTAAAACAAGATGTAAAAGGCTCCGGAAAAGCGGGCGATTTAGTAAATGTATCAGATGGATATGCAAAAAACTTTTTGTTTCCTAAAGGTCTTGCAGTAGAAGCCAGTGTTGCTGCTATTAACGAGAAGAAAACAAGAGATAGCGCAGCAGCTCATCACGCACAGGTTGAAATAGACAATGCGAAAGCACTAGCTGCAAAGCTGAACGATCAAACAGTAACCATTCATGCAAAAGCGGGTTCTAACGGTAAACTGTTTGGTGCAATTACAACCAAAGAAATTGCCGAAGAAATTCAAAAAGCGTATGGCGAAGAAATTAACAAAAAGAAAATTACAACAAAAGTGGATATTAAAAACTACGGAAGCTATACCTTTGACATCAAGTTACATGCCGGCGTAACCGCAACAATGAAGCTTGAAGTTGAGGAATAA